A portion of the Halogeometricum sp. S1BR25-6 genome contains these proteins:
- a CDS encoding DUF106 domain-containing protein, with protein sequence MARIEAKVRDLVSSDPEMRSAVKTVLERSDGGDVRWVDVKGDITSGHWGRLIEKGVLVDGDEGFELADPEATRAGLEEASASSGSSSASTSSSVDIDDEDSSWSKYDKMAAVVTVGLFAAYGWKPLRDVIGTAMDVFLGPLTELLPFYAVIMVIALATGLYSTLLQANLMNMEKMGAYQERMKDIQKRQKEAREAGDDEALDAIQEEQMEAMGDQLGMFKEQFRPMVWIMFITIPAFLWMYWAIGVGGGAEAQVTMGNIVLPLVGEVAWTEGVLGPMQAWIIWYFLCSMGFTQIIRKSLNIDISPSAS encoded by the coding sequence ATGGCACGAATCGAAGCGAAGGTGCGGGACCTCGTCTCCTCGGACCCGGAGATGCGGAGCGCCGTCAAGACCGTCCTCGAACGGTCCGACGGCGGCGACGTCCGGTGGGTCGACGTGAAAGGAGACATCACGAGCGGCCACTGGGGTCGCCTCATCGAGAAGGGCGTCCTCGTCGACGGCGACGAGGGCTTCGAACTCGCCGACCCCGAGGCGACGCGCGCCGGCCTGGAAGAGGCCTCGGCGTCGTCGGGGTCGAGTTCGGCGTCGACGTCCTCCTCGGTCGATATCGACGACGAGGACTCCTCGTGGTCGAAGTACGACAAGATGGCGGCTGTGGTCACGGTGGGCCTGTTCGCCGCCTACGGCTGGAAGCCCCTCCGCGACGTCATCGGCACCGCGATGGACGTCTTCCTCGGACCGCTGACGGAACTGCTCCCGTTCTACGCGGTCATCATGGTCATCGCGCTGGCGACGGGGCTGTACTCGACGCTGCTGCAGGCGAACCTCATGAACATGGAGAAGATGGGTGCCTACCAAGAGCGGATGAAGGACATCCAGAAGCGGCAGAAGGAGGCCCGCGAGGCGGGCGACGACGAGGCGCTTGACGCCATCCAGGAGGAGCAGATGGAGGCGATGGGCGACCAGTTGGGGATGTTCAAAGAGCAGTTCCGCCCGATGGTGTGGATCATGTTCATCACCATCCCGGCGTTCCTCTGGATGTACTGGGCCATCGGCGTCGGCGGCGGCGCCGAGGCGCAGGTCACGATGGGGAACATCGTCCTGCCGCTGGTCGGCGAGGTGGCGTGGACCGAGGGCGTCCTCGGCCCGATGCAGGCGTGGATCATCTGGTACTTCCTCTGCTCGATGGGGTTCACCCAGATCATCCGAAAGAGTCTCAATATCGACATCTCGCCGTCGGCGTCGTAA
- the cmk gene encoding (d)CMP kinase: MLLTVSGPPGAGKSTTAETLAEAFDLEHISGGDIFRQLAAERGMTAVEFNKLAEKDGQIDRDLDRRLRSIAVERDDVLLESRLAGWLAGDAADVRLWLDAPLDVRATRIADREGKSVERAREETAARAQSEALRYKEYYNIDITNLAIYDVTLNTARWSQEDVPDILKAAVDAYDPEDDEGKFPVEGVEYDF, encoded by the coding sequence ATGTTGCTCACCGTCTCCGGTCCGCCGGGCGCCGGAAAAAGTACGACCGCCGAAACGCTCGCCGAGGCGTTCGACCTCGAACACATCTCCGGCGGCGACATCTTTCGTCAACTCGCCGCCGAACGGGGAATGACGGCGGTCGAGTTCAACAAACTCGCCGAGAAGGACGGACAGATCGACCGCGATTTGGACCGCCGCCTCCGGAGCATCGCCGTCGAACGCGACGACGTGCTGTTGGAGTCGCGGCTCGCCGGGTGGTTGGCCGGCGACGCCGCCGACGTTCGCCTGTGGTTGGACGCGCCGCTGGACGTCCGCGCCACCCGCATCGCCGACCGGGAGGGGAAGTCGGTCGAACGCGCCCGCGAGGAGACGGCCGCGCGCGCCCAGAGCGAGGCGCTTCGCTACAAGGAGTACTACAACATCGACATCACCAACCTCGCTATCTACGACGTGACGCTCAACACCGCCCGGTGGAGCCAAGAGGACGTCCCGGATATCCTGAAAGCCGCCGTCGACGCCTACGACCCCGAGGACGACGAGGGGAAGTTCCCCGTCGAGGGTGTCGAGTACGACTTCTGA
- a CDS encoding RNA-guided pseudouridylation complex pseudouridine synthase subunit Cbf5 translates to MTDLRGPPDDRSVDDLLSFGVVNLDKPPGPSAHQVAAWVRDMTDVERAAHAGTLDPKVTGCLPTLLGDATRMAQVFLEGTKEYVSVLELHGPVPSDFDAVVAEFEGEVYQKPPRKSAVSRRLRSREVYDLDVLEVRDRQALLRIRCESGTYVRKLCHDIGLAAGTGAHMGHLRRTATDPFDDTSLSTLYDLSDALAFAEEGDESVLREVVAPAERALSHLPHVTIAYSAAEQVAEGAPVYAPGVFDADDADRGSLVACVTPDDAAVCLGHLVGDPDADSGEVVSLERVLI, encoded by the coding sequence GTGACTGACCTTCGCGGCCCCCCCGACGACCGCTCCGTCGACGACCTGCTGTCGTTCGGCGTCGTCAACCTCGACAAGCCGCCCGGCCCCTCGGCGCACCAGGTCGCCGCGTGGGTGCGGGACATGACGGACGTCGAACGGGCGGCCCACGCCGGTACGCTCGACCCCAAGGTGACGGGCTGTCTCCCGACGCTCCTCGGCGACGCGACCCGGATGGCGCAGGTGTTCCTCGAAGGCACGAAGGAGTACGTCTCCGTGCTGGAACTGCACGGACCCGTCCCCTCGGACTTCGACGCCGTCGTCGCCGAGTTCGAGGGCGAGGTGTACCAGAAGCCGCCCAGAAAGAGCGCCGTCTCGCGCCGCCTGCGCTCCCGCGAGGTGTACGACCTCGACGTATTGGAGGTTCGAGACCGGCAGGCCCTGCTCCGCATCCGCTGTGAGAGCGGCACCTACGTCAGAAAGCTCTGTCACGACATCGGCCTCGCGGCCGGGACGGGCGCGCACATGGGCCATCTCCGCCGCACCGCGACCGACCCGTTCGACGACACGTCGCTCTCGACGCTGTACGACCTCTCGGACGCCCTCGCGTTCGCCGAGGAGGGTGACGAGTCGGTCCTGCGCGAGGTGGTCGCGCCGGCCGAACGCGCCCTCTCGCACCTGCCGCACGTCACTATCGCGTACTCGGCGGCCGAGCAGGTGGCCGAGGGCGCGCCGGTGTACGCGCCGGGCGTGTTCGACGCAGACGACGCCGACCGCGGGTCGCTCGTCGCCTGCGTCACGCCGGACGACGCCGCCGTCTGCCTCGGCCACCTCGTCGGCGACCCCGACGCCGACTCGGGCGAGGTCGTCTCGCTGGAACGCGTGCTGATCTGA